TGTTGCACTACGTTTTAAAATATTTTTTAATATATGCACCACATCAGTCGTTCATTCTTAATGTTCACTTCGACTTCACGAAGTAATATAAAAACCATACTGCATGATTTTGTTCATCCGCAGCTATTCTCCGTAACAACTCTTTCAAATGTACATCCGATGTCTCATCTGAAATTTCCAAATAAAAATCTACTGTTTTTTGTTCATCTTGTATAGCAAACTCTAATCCTTGTAAATACGTATTCGGACAGTCTTCAGTAATTTGTGGTTTCGGCTGCCTGCCAGTTAAGTTCGTATAAATTTGTACAAAGTTGTGGAAATGCTTTATTTCATCATTACGAATTTCAAGAATTTGTTTTTGTTCTACTTGATTTGGAGCCATATTTGCTAATTTTGCATAGCAGCTTATGGCGCTATACTCTCCATTTATAGCTTTTTCAATATCACTAATCAATTTATCATTCTGCCTATACCAATCATAATAATTTGAATTATACATCATATCCCCCCATACTTTCGCTTAACATTTTA
This DNA window, taken from Bacillus cereus ATCC 14579, encodes the following:
- a CDS encoding ferritin-like domain-containing protein; protein product: MYNSNYYDWYRQNDKLISDIEKAINGEYSAISCYAKLANMAPNQVEQKQILEIRNDEIKHFHNFVQIYTNLTGRQPKPQITEDCPNTYLQGLEFAIQDEQKTVDFYLEISDETSDVHLKELLRRIAADEQNHAVWFLYYFVKSK